In a genomic window of Quercus lobata isolate SW786 chromosome 4, ValleyOak3.0 Primary Assembly, whole genome shotgun sequence:
- the LOC115983986 gene encoding pentatricopeptide repeat-containing protein At5g61990, mitochondrial-like: MWRLSLRYPFLNPDQRRRPFKSIDFCSITNAKDIQDISWEISNFLGHDNWRSFMASSDIPMKLNPEVVRFVLHQNQVGDPKRLLDFFNWSKSQMGIPQNLDSFSILAVLLCNSNLLGPASRLLQQMIRTHSGSCLLVFDSVLCCFRNRGSNPVVFDILIDSYKKMGMLGDAANVFLGAKSGHIMPSLRCCNALLKDLLKGNLMELFWKVYNGMRDAKMEFDLYTYTSLVGALCKAGDITGAKRVLHEIREKGCSPNLFIYNVVIDRMCRVGAIAEAIELKKSMFEMGLVPDTHTYNVIINGLCNGGKLKDAKLMLEEMKQRGLKLNDFTYLVFIDRFLREGNIDEVLQLKNEMVSCGMRLNISTYNMLVRGVCKYRNTEKSLEIVDEMIRMGCKPNSQTYSLLIEGFCQEHNIGRAYELLCEMETRSVVPTVATYCTIIHEMCLHNNIAQANGLLGEMVAKGLKPNAVIYRSLIMGYVREGTIEEARRILKEMSDKGVAPDIFCYNHIITFLSRAGKMEEVKACFTEILGRGLTPDAVTYGAFICGFSRVGRMQEATKYFNEMLGCGLMPNNLVYTILIDGHFKAGNVMEAFATFRCTLALRVLPDVQTYSVFINGLLRSAKIKEAIDVFSEMKKKGLVPDVVCYSTLISGLCKQGEVEEAFQLYNEMQCEGVDPNIFIFNALIDGLCKSGNIQRARKLFGGVSERSFKLDNVTYSTMIDGYCKCGNLMEAFCLFDEMLSKGVGPHSYVYNSLLYGCCKEGEMERALKLFREIEQKGFATTLSYNTLIDGFCKANKLQEANQLLQEMIDKEIKPDHVTYTTVIDWHSKAGKMAEANKLFLEMQGRDIMPDVVTYTSLMYGYRKLQKLSEVFTLFEGMLAKGIEPDECCYIIMIDALCKENNLVEAYKLRDEILGKGMLTRGTVYDSLLDAHCRKEDLSGASKLFDEIREKGFKPNLSTCSNLVRSFHQAGRIDEAMLILEGMICSRWVPDDTTLSDIVIGNLIDPDSEDAGNLMKQIA; this comes from the coding sequence ATGTGGAGGCTCTCACTCAGATACCCATTTCTCAACCCAGATCAAAGAAGAAGACCCTTCAAATCTATTGACTTTTGTAGCATCACCAATGCCAAAGATATCCAAGACATTTCCTGGGAAATCTCTAACTTTCTTGGACATGACAACTGGCGGTCTTTCATGGCGTCCTCAGACATACCCATGAAGCTAAACCCAGAAGTTGTTCGGTTTGTTCTGCACCAAAACCAGGTGGGTGACCCCAAACGCCTCTTAGATTTCTTCAACTGGTCCAAATCCCAAATGGGTATTCCTCAGAATTTAGATTCTTTCTCTATTCTTGCTGTTTTGTTATGCAATTCCAATCTCCTTGGACCCGCTAGTAGGCTGTTACAGCAAATGATAAGAACACATTCCGGGTCGTGTTTGTTGGTTTTCGATTCGGTTCTTTGTTGCTTTAGAAATAGAGGTTCTAATCCTGTGGTGTTTGATATATTGATTGATAGTTATAAGAAGATGGGCATGTTGGGTGATGCGGCAAATGTTTTTTTGGGTGCCAAAAGCGGTCACATTATGCCCAGTTTGAGGTGTTGTAATGCTTTATTGAAAGATTTGTTGAAAGGTAATTTGATGGAATTGTTTTGGAAGGTGTATAATGGGATGCGGGATGCTAAGATGGAGTTTGATCTTTATACTTATACAAGTTTAGTTGGCGCACTATGTAAGGCTGGGGATATAACGGGGGCCAAAAGGGTTCTTCATGAAATTAGGGAGAAGGGATGTAGTCCTAATTTGTTTATCTACAATGTGGTTATTGACCGAATGTGCCGAGTTGGTGCAATAGCTGAAGCTATTGAGCTGAAAAAGTCAATGTTTGAAATGGGATTAGTCCCAGATACACATACTTACAATGTAATTATTAACGGACTTTGCAATGGGGGGAAATTGAAAGATGCAAAATTGATGTTGGAAGAAATGAAGCAGAGAGGTTTGAAGCTTAATGATTTCACATACTTGGTTTTCATTGATCGTTTCTTGAGGGAAGGAAATATAGATGAGGTTTTGCAACTTAAAAATGAAATGGTTTCTTGTGGTATGCGTCTAAACATAAGTACATACAATATGCTTGTTCGTGGTGTTTGTAAGTACAGAAACACGGAGAAGTCCCTTGAAATTGTTGATGAGATGATCAGAATGGGTTGCAAACCGAACTCCCAAACTTATAGTTTGTTGATCGAAGGGTTTTGTCAGGAGCATAACATAGGCAGGGCATATGAACTACTTTGTGAGATGGAGACCAGGAGCGTGGTGCCCACAGTTGCCACATACTGTACAATTATCCATGAAATGTGTCTTCATAACAATATTGCACAAGCAAATGGCCTCTTAGGGGAAATGGTTGCAAAAGGCTTGAAGCCGAATGCCGTGATTTACAGATCTCTTATTATGGGCTATGTCCGTGAGGGGACAATTGAAGAGGCAAGAAGGATTTTGAAAGAAATGAGTGATAAAGGAGTTGCACCAGACATATTTTGCTACAACCATATAATAACGTTTCTCAGCAGAGCTGGAAAGATGGAAGAGGTAAAGGCATGCTTCACTGAAATTCTAGGAAGGGGTCTGACCCCAGATGCTGTTACTTATGGGGCTTTCATCTGTGGATTCAGTAGGGTAGGAAGAATGCAGGAAGCaaccaaatattttaatgagaTGCTTGGTTGTGGTTTAATGCCGAACAATCTTGTTTACACCATCTTGATTGATGGGCACTTCAAGGCAGGAAACGTTATGGAAGCTTTTGCAACATTTCGATGCACACTTGCGCTGCGTGTGCTTCCAGATGTGCAAACATACAGTGTCTTTATTAATGGCCTCTTGAGGAGTGCGAAAATTAAAGAGGCCATTGATGTATTctctgaaatgaaaaaaaagggtttggtTCCTGATGTTGTCTGTTACAGCACTCTCATCTCTGGGTTGTGCAAGCAAGGTGAGGTAGAGGAAGCTTTCCAGCTTTATAATGAAATGCAATGTGAAGGGGTGGATCCAAATATTTTTATCTTCAATGCGTTGATTGATGGGCTGTGCAAGTCAGGTAACATTCAGAGAGCTAGAAAATTGTTTGGTGGTGTCTCAGAAAGGAGTTTCAAACTTGACAATGTAACCTACTCCACAATGATAGATGGATACTGCAAATGTGGTAATCTAATGGAggcattttgtttatttgatgaGATGCTGTCAAAGGGGGTTGGGCCGCATAGTTATGTCTATAATTCTCTTCTCTATGGCTGTTGCAAGGAAGGAGAAATGGAAAGGGCTCTGAAACTCTTCCGCGAAATTGAGCAGAAGGGCTTTGCTACTACTCTTTCTTACAACACTTTAATTGATGGATTCTGCAAGGCAAATAAGCTGCAAGAAGCAAACCAATTGTTGCAAGAAATGATTGATAAAGAGATAAAGCCTGATCATGTGACCTATACAACTGTGATTGACTGGCATTCCAAGGCAGGGAAGATGGCAGAGGCAAACAAGCTCTTCTTGGAGATGCAGGGGAGAGATATAATGCCAGATGTTGTAACCTACACCTCACTTATGTATGGTTACAGAAAATTGCAGAAATTATCTGAGGTTTTTACATTGTTTGAAGGAATGTTGGCAAAGGGTATTGAGCCTGATGAATGCTGTTACATCATAATGATTGATGCTCTTTGTAAGGAAAATAATTTGGTGGAAGCGTATAAGTTGAGAGATGAGATCTTGGGTAAAGGTATGTTGACAAGGGGAACTGTTTATGATTCACTTCTTGATGCTCATTGCAGGAAGGAAGATCTTTCTGGAGCATCTAAGCTATTTGATGAAATAAGAGAGAAAGGGTTTAAGCCCAATCTTAGTACATGTAGCAATTTGGTCCGTTCTTTCCATCAGGCTGGCAGAATTGATGAAGCAATGCTGATTTTGGAGGGTATGATCTGCTCCAGATGGGTGCCAGATGATACTACTTTGAGTGACATAGTGATTGGGAACCTAATTGATCCAGATTCTGAGGATGCTGGTAATCTTATGAAGCAGATAGCATAG